The DNA window GTTACAGGCAATACTCCTGTGACGACACCAAGATTGATCCCGGTTTGAACAGCCAGGGAAAAGGTAATCCCAAAGGCCAGCAAACGTCCGAAGCGGTCCGGACATCGTCTGGCAATATAGAATCCCCTTCCATAGCAGAGGATAAACAAGCTGATCAATAATAAGGCACCCATTAATCCCAGCTCTTCGCCAATTAAGGCAAAGATCATATCCGTATAGGTCTCCGGCAGGTAGCCGAATTTCTGCATGCTTCGTCCTAGGCCCACACCGAAAATCCCCCCCGACCCGAAGGCAATTTCCGCATTGGTAATCTGATACCCCTCGTTCATGGCATATTTCCAGGGATCCAGCCAAACGATAATGCGCTGCCACTGGTAGGAAGTGTTATAAATCAGGTAGAGAAGAGGGCCACCCAAACAAGGAACCGCCAGGATAAACCACAGCGCCGACAGCTCTGTCTGCCAGAAAAGGGCGGCGGTCGTAAACACCAGAACCATGGTCGTTCCTAAATCAGGCTGTTTATAGACCAAAGCAAAAAGAGGAATCAGGATGAGGGCCGGCAAGGTAAGATCTTTGAGGTTTTTCACGGGATAACGATCAATAAAGTTGACCAAAAAAAGCACCATGGCGATTTTGGCAATTTCCGAAGGCTGGACATTGACAGGGCCGATTTGCAGCCAGCGGGAAGCTCCGTTGACTTCCTCAACACTGTCTGAGCTAAGGACCAGGGTCAGAAGAATCAAGGTAATACCCATCCCAATACCGGCAAATTTTTTAAGCAAGGGATAGGGGATCCTGGTCATGATCAGTGCCGCAAAACCACCCAGTAATGCCCACTTTCCCTGTTTCACTACATAGAAAAAGGTATTGTCGTTATCATTGTAGCCTCGCACCGAACCGGCTGTAAGCACCATGACCATCCCAAAAGCGAGGATAGCAAGCACCGATATCAATAAGTAAAAATCCACCTCATGCAAGGGTTTGGGCATTTTTCCAAGAAGAGAGCGTTTTCGTTTTTTCGGCACTGCTGATCCCCTCACTTTAACTTCCATCAGAGTATATAGGAAACTTGATTCATATGGGGTTTTAAACTCCATATGAAGCCTAGTTGACTTATCCACTGTGTGGATTATTTCTACGGACAGCAAATGACTTCCTGCAACCTTGCAAGAAGTCATACATGCCAAATGATCAAGTTTTATCTTTTAGGATTCTGATTCAGATTGAACCACATCACCGATCGTAACCTGAGGTGCTTCAGGCTGACCGGCCAAGAGTTCTGCATCTTCCGTAGCCTGTGCTTCGGCAGCAGCTTCACGGATACTTAAACTAATCCGCTTTTCTTCCGGCTTGCATTCAATGACCTTAGCCTGAACCATGTCACCGACTTTCACTACATCTTCAACTTTATTGACCCGCTTTTCGGAAAGCTGGGAAATGTGAATCAGAGCATCGATGCCATCTTCCAGTTGGACAAAAGCTCCAAAGGGGGCGATGCGCACTACTTTTCCAGTAACCAAAGAGCCTAAAGCATATTTTTCAGGAGCACTTTCCCAGGGGCTGGGTTTTAATTGTTTCAGACCAAGAGAAATTTTGCCCTGCTCTTTATCCACTTTGAGGATTTGGACTTCTACTTCATCCCCCACATTGACATATTCAGAAGGATGCTTAATCCGGGTATAGGCTATATCGGAGACATGAAGCAATCCATCCACTCCGCCGATATCCACAAAAGCACCGAACTGAGCCAGCCTTTTCACCACACCGCTGACCACATCCCCTTCCTGAAGGGTCCCCAGGAGATGCTCTTTCTTAGCTGCCTGCTCTTCTTGGAGGATTTCTTTCTGGGAAAGAACAACGCGCCGCTTAGCCGGATCAAACTCAATCACTCTGAGACGGAGGGTTTGGCCTTTAAATTGGTTCAAATCCTCCACATAACCCGGTTGAATTTGGGAGGCAGGAACAAAGCCGCGCATACCTACATCAACAATCAGCCCGCCTTTGACCACATCGGCCACTTTTCCCTGAATTTCCTCTTTGCTCTCCGCTAATTCTTTCAGCTTGTCCACGGCAGCCATTTCATCAGCCCGGCGTTTCGAGAGCACCGGATTTCCTTCTTCATTCTCCACACGGAGAACAACGGCGCTGATTTTATCGCCGATGGCTACAATATCGCTGGTTTGAAAATCGGAAGCTACGGTAAGCTCTTTCAAAGCAATAACGCCCTCCGATTTCCAACCTAAATCGACAAATACTTCGTCGTGATTGATTTTCACCACAGTTCCTGTGACCAGAGCTCCCCGGTGCAGATTTTGCATCCCTTCGGCCCAATCTTCCATATTCATCATTTCCTGAGTTTCGTTGTTTTCCATTGTTGACATCTTCCTATAAACCTCCTCAATAATCCAATCTGGTGTTGAGGCTCCCGCCGTTAATCCTACGGTGACCACCCCTGTGAACCAGTTATTTTCCAATTCGTCGGCGGTCTCAATGAGATAGGTCTGAGTTCGTTCAGAGCAAATCCCCGCCAACTTTCTGGTGTTGGCACTGTTTTTGCCTCCAACCACAATCATCACATCAACTTTGCCGGCCAATTCACGGGCCACGGTCTGCCGCTCTTCAGTGGCATTACAAATCGTATTATGTACCTTGAGCGCGTGAGTATGGGTTTTTAACTCATCCACAATCCCATGGAAATTAGCAGCCGGTTGGGTTGTTTGAGCAAGCACGGAAAGCATCTCATAAAAGGGGAGTTCCCTGGCTTCCTCAAGTGTCTCAATGGCAATGGCATTGCCGCCGGCCCAGCCTAAAATCCCCTGGACTTCCGGGTGCTGCCGATCTCCCACCACCACGACTTGACCGGACTGGGAAGATTCCGCAGCCAGCCGCTGAGCCTTTTGTACAAAGGGACAAGTAGCATCCACCACCTTGACTTGACAGCGCTGGGCCTCCTCATAGATATCCGGAGGCACTCCGTGGGAGCGAATAATCAAGGTGTCCCCGGCTTGAGTCTCTTTCACTTCCCCGACGACACGAACCCCTTGCCTTTCCATCTTTTCCACAACCTGCTGGTTATGAATTAAGGGTCCTAAAGAAGCGGTACTTGAAGATTGAACCGTTCGCTCCGCCATATCCAAAGCCCGTTTAACACCAAAGCAAAATCCGGCTTTTTCTGCCCGGATGATTTTCAAGTTTGCCCCTCCTTAACTCGCATTACGCTTAAAATTCGCTA is part of the Desulfitobacterium chlororespirans DSM 11544 genome and encodes:
- the ftsW gene encoding putative lipid II flippase FtsW — encoded protein: MPKKRKRSLLGKMPKPLHEVDFYLLISVLAILAFGMVMVLTAGSVRGYNDNDNTFFYVVKQGKWALLGGFAALIMTRIPYPLLKKFAGIGMGITLILLTLVLSSDSVEEVNGASRWLQIGPVNVQPSEIAKIAMVLFLVNFIDRYPVKNLKDLTLPALILIPLFALVYKQPDLGTTMVLVFTTAALFWQTELSALWFILAVPCLGGPLLYLIYNTSYQWQRIIVWLDPWKYAMNEGYQITNAEIAFGSGGIFGVGLGRSMQKFGYLPETYTDMIFALIGEELGLMGALLLISLFILCYGRGFYIARRCPDRFGRLLAFGITFSLAVQTGINLGVVTGVLPVTGITLPLVSYGGSSLVITLVEIGILLNISRYSKVSRPHGRSSSMTPIEGQVLRE
- a CDS encoding bifunctional 4-hydroxy-3-methylbut-2-enyl diphosphate reductase/30S ribosomal protein S1, whose product is MKIIRAEKAGFCFGVKRALDMAERTVQSSSTASLGPLIHNQQVVEKMERQGVRVVGEVKETQAGDTLIIRSHGVPPDIYEEAQRCQVKVVDATCPFVQKAQRLAAESSQSGQVVVVGDRQHPEVQGILGWAGGNAIAIETLEEARELPFYEMLSVLAQTTQPAANFHGIVDELKTHTHALKVHNTICNATEERQTVARELAGKVDVMIVVGGKNSANTRKLAGICSERTQTYLIETADELENNWFTGVVTVGLTAGASTPDWIIEEVYRKMSTMENNETQEMMNMEDWAEGMQNLHRGALVTGTVVKINHDEVFVDLGWKSEGVIALKELTVASDFQTSDIVAIGDKISAVVLRVENEEGNPVLSKRRADEMAAVDKLKELAESKEEIQGKVADVVKGGLIVDVGMRGFVPASQIQPGYVEDLNQFKGQTLRLRVIEFDPAKRRVVLSQKEILQEEQAAKKEHLLGTLQEGDVVSGVVKRLAQFGAFVDIGGVDGLLHVSDIAYTRIKHPSEYVNVGDEVEVQILKVDKEQGKISLGLKQLKPSPWESAPEKYALGSLVTGKVVRIAPFGAFVQLEDGIDALIHISQLSEKRVNKVEDVVKVGDMVQAKVIECKPEEKRISLSIREAAAEAQATEDAELLAGQPEAPQVTIGDVVQSESES